Genomic window (Molothrus ater isolate BHLD 08-10-18 breed brown headed cowbird unplaced genomic scaffold, BPBGC_Mater_1.1 matUn_MA502, whole genome shotgun sequence):
GCTCCCATCTGTCCCATctcctctggagctggaggtgcagccccagcactgggcagggctcaggggctCACAAGCTCAGCTCCCACCCAGAGAACttgcagagcctgggctgctcttcTTGGCCCCTGcacgctcagccaggctgagatggacactgatggtttctgggccaggctctctgagcccagcccagctccctgcaagctctgccagctgccctgagctctgggcagtaCCAAGGGCCtttctgagcccagcccagcccagccggctctggccccacagctctgctcaggccaggctgctctgggcactgccccacggcctcagcccctgccaagggcacagcagcagctgcagctgccacaggactcagccccaCCATGGGGGAAGGTGCCTGGCCAAGGGaaaggaggctccctggctgccctgctctcctctgcaggagatgctgagagctctgcagcccctgctgccatcccatctgcccagggcagcaccagagccccgGCCTTGGGgccctcaagagctgctcctgctccaggcccagggccCATCCCaaagctggggcagccacaaagctgtgcccatttctgttcattcCTGCTGTGATAAGGATAGCACAAAATTTTTTACAAAGTGGTtgcatattcatttttttcaccCTAATACAATGTGAGACTCCCTTCTTACACAATTTCTCTGGGTCACACAAGCAGCAGGGATAATTAAGTTGAAGGGGGTGGATAAgagcatttcttttaaaataacagaatcagaagcagaaaaaaaattaaaatatacttAAGGGCAGACTTGGCCTCTCATGATAtgcactgagagctgctgaCAGAGGAAAGCAGGCCTTCTGTGGCTTCTTCTGGTGGGTTACCTCTGCTGGAGTCCATGTGCCTACCAAGCCACTCTAGCACTCCCCTCATTggctggacaggggagagaaaatattatGGGACACAAATCGTAGACTGAGATAAGGCAGTTTTCTAGAGCAAAAGGGGAAGTTTTTACATGCACCAGCAATaaggaaaaaccccaataatTTTATTCTCTTCTTCTGTCAGCAAGTGATGTTCAGCCACTTCCCAGGAAGCAGAACTTCAGCAGGTGGAGTTGTTGATCAAGAAGGCAAACACTGTAAATTGAAAATGCCCCCTATTCTTCCTCCTGCCTTAGCTTTTATACCAGAACCAGTATCATACAGTCTGGAATATCTGTTTGGTCAATTTGGGTCTCTGGCTTGCTGTCCTTTCCCAGGATTTGACCGACTTACAGCCCCTTGATGGAGAGAGAGTGCTGAGAAACAGCAGGAGCCAAACCAGGGGTGTGTTTCCAGCTCCTTTGTGGCTCCCAATGCAAAGCACTGTGCGGGCTCTTATGGGACAATGAAAAGGCTGAAAAGCATCCAGTCACAGCTTTCCTGAGAGATTCCTTGAGCtgctggttcctcaggctgtaaatgagggggttcagggctggaggcaccaccgaGTACAGAATTGACACtgccagatccagggatggggaggagatggaggggggcttcaggtGAGCAAATGTGtcagtgctgaggaacagggagagcacggccaggtgagggaggcaggtggaaaaggctttgtgccatccctgctcagaggggatcctcagcacagccctgaagatctgcacataggagaaaaccATGAACACAAAACAACTAAAACCTAAACAGAAAGTGACGACAAGAAGCCCAACTTCCCTTAAGCTggagtgtgagcaggagagcttgaggatgtgtgggatttcacagaagaactggcccagcgcattgccatggcac
Coding sequences:
- the LOC118700980 gene encoding olfactory receptor 14J1-like — its product is MSNSSSISHFLLLALADTPQLQLLHFCLLLGISLAALLGNGLIISAVACDHHLHTPMFFFLLNLALSDLGSICTTVPKAMHNSLWDTSTISYSACAAQVFFFAFFIAAEFAFLTIMCYDRYVSICKPLHYGTLLGSRACAHMAAAAWASAFLNALLHTANAFSLPLCHGNALGQFFCEIPHILKLSCSHSSLREVGLLVVTFCLGFSCFVFMVFSYVQIFRAVLRIPSEQGWHKAFSTCLPHLAVLSLFLSTDTFAHLKPPSISSPSLDLAVSILYSVVPPALNPLIYSLRNQQLKESLRKAVTGCFSAFSLSHKSPHSALHWEPQRSWKHTPGLAPAVSQHSLSIKGL